TCATGACAACTGCCATGGCCATCCCAAGTCCGGAAAGTAAATTACCATTCCGAGCCGTCTTTGGGGAGCGCATCATGTGAACACCAATCACATAGCAGACCGCTGACAGCAGGTAAATTAGGGAAGCAATCGTTTTAAGGAGTGACATTATTTGTCGCCTCCCTTGTCAGCTGAATTCGGCTGTTTTTTCGGCCGGTTAAACATTCCCAGCATCCGGTCAGTCACGGTGTAACCACCGGCGACGTTGACAGCTGCAAAGAATGCGGCTAGAAATGCCAACAGGTAGAAATACCAGCTGCTGGCTTCTGCAGCAATCACAAAGGCACCGACAACGACGACGCCATGAATCGCATTGGCACCAGACATCATTGGCGTCTGCAGGGTTGAGGGAATTTTACTCATAACTTCAAACCCAACTAGCAGGCTCAAAACAAAAATGGCTAAATTCGTATATAATTCTTGACTCATAATGACTAATCCCCCTTCTCAGCTGATTTGTCGTCAGAATCGGCAGGGGCAGCATCGTCTTCAGCCGGTTTTGAAATTGGCAGGTTCAGCGCTTTTCTGACTCGTTCAGAAATAATTTCGCCATGGTCGGTCGCAACCAATTGGCTCATTACGTCATCTTTTAAATCGATGGTAATTTGAGCATCCTTATCAGCAACATCATTAATCACTGCCTGAACGTTCTTAGAGAACATTTCAGAAGCCGACGTTGCCATTTCACTGGCTAAATTCCCGGCCCCAATCAGTTGAACACCGGAATCAGTGATCACTGTTTGGTC
Above is a genomic segment from Lentilactobacillus buchneri containing:
- a CDS encoding NAD(P) transhydrogenase subunit alpha, which codes for MSQELYTNLAIFVLSLLVGFEVMSKIPSTLQTPMMSGANAIHGVVVVGAFVIAAEASSWYFYLLAFLAAFFAAVNVAGGYTVTDRMLGMFNRPKKQPNSADKGGDK